From a region of the Terriglobia bacterium genome:
- a CDS encoding methyltransferase domain-containing protein — protein sequence MILARGVLMNPALITQVEAVPDELMRTMRAFQESRVLLTALELDVFTALGSGATAPDVAKRLKTDPRATEMLLNALVSMELLSKSGGRFSNTPDTAKFFAAGSPHNARLAMMHTVHLWDTWSTLTDCVRAGTSVTRLEEPTHGDDWTEAFIAAMHYLAPGTAPSVIEAVGLQGVRRMLDLGGGSGAYSIAFAQASPQLQIEILDLPDVLPLTERYVRQAGLSDRIKLRPGDLLHDIFSTGFDLVLLSAICHSFSPEQNCDLFRRACQALVPGGRIVVREFILDPDRTSPRWAALFSLNMLVGTESGASYSEADYAAWLREAGFTDVHRVNLPGPSGLMIGKRE from the coding sequence TTGATCCTCGCCCGAGGTGTCCTCATGAATCCCGCACTCATTACCCAGGTGGAAGCGGTTCCCGACGAACTCATGCGCACCATGCGCGCCTTCCAGGAGAGCCGTGTCCTGCTGACCGCGTTGGAGCTGGACGTCTTCACCGCCCTGGGCAGCGGCGCGACTGCGCCAGACGTCGCCAAGCGCCTGAAGACCGACCCGCGCGCCACCGAGATGCTGCTCAACGCGCTGGTGAGCATGGAACTGCTGTCCAAATCGGGCGGACGATTCTCCAACACGCCCGACACCGCCAAGTTCTTCGCCGCCGGCTCCCCTCACAATGCTCGCCTCGCCATGATGCACACCGTGCACCTGTGGGACACCTGGTCCACCCTCACCGACTGCGTGCGCGCCGGAACTTCCGTCACGCGCCTGGAAGAGCCCACACACGGCGATGACTGGACCGAAGCCTTCATCGCGGCCATGCACTACCTCGCTCCCGGTACGGCTCCCTCGGTGATCGAGGCCGTGGGCCTCCAGGGCGTGCGCCGCATGCTCGACCTGGGCGGTGGCTCGGGCGCTTACTCCATCGCCTTCGCCCAAGCCAGCCCGCAGCTCCAGATCGAGATCCTCGACCTTCCCGACGTGCTCCCGCTGACCGAGCGTTACGTGCGCCAGGCCGGCCTCTCCGACCGCATCAAGCTTCGCCCCGGCGATCTTCTGCACGACATCTTCTCCACCGGGTTCGACCTCGTGCTGCTCTCCGCCATCTGCCACAGTTTCAGCCCGGAGCAGAACTGTGACCTGTTCCGCCGCGCCTGCCAGGCGCTCGTGCCCGGCGGACGCATCGTGGTGCGCGAATTCATTCTCGACCCGGACCGCACCTCGCCCCGCTGGGCGGCGCTGTTCTCGCTCAATATGCTGGTAGGGACGGAATCGGGCGCCAGCTACAGCGAGGCCGACTACGCCGCCTGGCTGCGCGAGGCCGGCTTCACCGACGTGCATCGCGTCAATCTCCCCGGCCCCAGCGGCCTCATGATCGGCAAACGCGAGTAG